The following coding sequences are from one Panicum hallii strain FIL2 chromosome 5, PHallii_v3.1, whole genome shotgun sequence window:
- the LOC112895449 gene encoding beta-glucosidase 5-like — MAAAVALLLFLSAQGAAPVLGFTRGDFPEDFVFGSATSAYQYEGAVAEDGRSPSIWDTFTHAGRMPDKSNGDIAADGYHKYKDDVNLITDTNLEAYRFSISWSRLIPKGRRTVNPKGLEYYNNLIDELVRHGVQVHVMMYQLDLPQVLEDEYCGWLNPRIVEDFTAYADLCFKEFGDRVSYWTTLDEVNVAAIGSYDIGQIPPGRCSDPFGVTKCTVGNSSMEPYIAAHNMLLAHASATRLYRAKYQAVQKGVIGINIYTLWPYPLTNSTSDLEATQRFRDFYLGWIVEPLVFGDYPQAVKNNVGSRLPSFTKVQSEAVRGTLDFIGINHYYSVYVNDRPLEKGIRDFALDISAEYRGSRTDPPIGQQAPTSIPADPKGLQLLVEYLNEAYGNLPVYIQETGYATRNGSLHDTERVDYMKNHIKSTLTALRNGANVKGYFAWCFVDVFEYLTGFKSHYGLYRVDFEDQALPRQARLSARWYSEFLGNKEIQIREENELDDAGSHAQQ; from the exons ATGGCTGCCGCCGTTGCCCTCCTGCTGTTCCTTTCCGCCCAGGGCGCGGCTCCCGTCCTTGGCTTCACGAGGGGCGACTTCCCCGAGGATTTCGTCTTCGGATCCGCTACCTCTGCTTATCAG TATGAGGGTGCTGTTGCAGAGGATGGCAGGAGCCCAAGCATCTGGGATACCTTCACTCACGCAG GGAGAATGCCGGACAAAAGCAATGGCGATATAGCCGCTGACGGGTACCACAAGTACAAG GATGATGTCAATCTCATAACTGACACTAACCTGGAGGCTTATAGATTCTCGATCTCCTGGTCCAGGCTTATACCAA AAGGAAGGAGAACTGTCAATCCAAAAGGGTTAGAGTACTACAACAATCTCATAGATGAACTAGTGAGGCATG GTGTCCAAGTCCATGTTATGATGTACCAGCTGGATCTCCCTCAGGTTTTGGAAGACGAGTACTGTGGATGGTTAAACCCCAGAATTGT GGAGGATTTCACAGCATATGCAGACCTGTGCTTTAAGGAGTTCGGTGATAGGGTTTCGTACTGGACTACTCTGGATGAAGTCAATGTTGCTGCAATCGGGTCGTATGATATTGGACAAATCCCGCCTGGGCGATGTTCTGATCCATTCGGGGTAACAAAATGTACAGTGGGGAACTCAAGTATGGAACCATATATAGCAGCTCATAACATGTTATTGGCACATGCATCAGCTACCAGACTGTACAGAGCAAAATATCAA GCTGTGCAAAAAGGAGTTATTGGCATAAATATATACACATTGTGGCCATACCCATTAACAAACTCCACTTCCGATTTAGAAGCAACTCAAAGATTTCGGGACTTCTATCTTGGCTG GATAGTAGAACCATTGGTGTTTGGAGATTATCCACAGGCAGTGAAGAATAATGTTGGTTCTCGCCTTCCATCGTTCACAAAAGTACAATCTGAAGCCGTCAGGGGTACTCTAGATTTCATTGGAATAAATCACTATTATTCTGTATATGTGAATGACCGCCCGTTAGAAAAAGGCATCCGTGACTTCGCACTGGACATCTCCGCTGAGTATAGAG GTTCAAGAACAGATCCACCCATTGGTCAG CAAGCCCCAACATCCATTCCAGCTGATCCCAAAGGATTGCAACTTTTGGTGGAGTACCTGAATGAAGCCTATGGGAATCTTCCTGTTTATATCCAAGAGACAG GTTATGCAACCAGAAATGGTAGTCTCCATGATACTGAAAGGGTTGATTACATGAAGAACCACATAAAGAGCACATTGACTGCACTAAG GAATGGAGCCAATGTGAAAGGCTACTTCGCGTGGTGCTTCGTGGACGTCTTCGAGTACCTTACAGGATTCAAGTCGCACTACGGCCTGTACCGCGTCGACTTCGAGGACCAGGCGCTTCCAAGGCAAGCTAGGCTCTCTGCTCGCTGGTACTCCGAATTCCTCGGGAACAAGGAGATCCAGATCCGTGAAGAAAATGAGCTAGACGATGCAGGATCGCACGCTCAGCAATGA
- the LOC112895450 gene encoding vacuolar protein sorting-associated protein 36, with product MSAAAADWLPSASVTASGRPVLSAGEVERNLLPLVDLEPEENPCLAPLRGCLLALTSHRLIFLHEPSRSARGLPLATVVHAYPPHRRHSHNPLRSLFSSSSSSSSQHHRIRLQISMPPARSEVVAIVVTCKADVDVFFGRLIEAIRARAWEMTPAAAPASGAPVAEGAAPAEDIAIRMPVVGVSGILRMEQESWESAGQNLQDAFQDLNALMSKAKEMMQLAEKMRLKLLTNSSTESNSNDEEMGSKQDMQDLLLSVGIVSPVTKETAGALYHQQLSLQLADFVRIPLEKAGGMMALVDVYCLFNRARGTELISPEDLLQACSLWEKVDVPVMLRKFDSGVKVIQTKTHSDEEVFARISSLAQKPDALQKGISPSDAAFTLGIAPALAKEHLLNAENKGLLCRDVSPDGFRFFVNLFNEIDAQNIYTQKPHGLYHAWISVAMASQ from the exons AtgtccgccgccgcagccgacTGGCTGCCGTCAGCGTCCGTGACGGCGTCCGGCCGCCCGGTGCTGTCGGCCGGCGAGGTGGAGCGGAACCTACTCCCGCTCGTCGACCTCGAGCCCGAGGAGAACCCGTGCCTCGCGCCCCTCCGCGGCTGCCTCCTCGCGCTCACCTCCCACCGCCTCATCTTCCTCCATGAGCCCTCTCGCTCCGCGCGTGGGCTCCCGCTCGCCACCGTCGTCCACGCCTACCCTCCGCACCGCAGGCACAGCCACAACCCCCTCCGCTCCCTCTTCTCCTCGTCCTCGTCTTCCTCGTCGCAGCACCACCGCATCCGCCTCCAGATCTCCATGCCGCCCGCGCGATCGGAGGTCGTAGCCATCGTCGTCACCTGCAAGGCCGACGTGGATGTCTTCTTCGGGAGGCTGATCGAGGCGATCCGCGCGAGGGCCTGGGAGATGACACCCGCGGctgctccggcgagcggcgcccCGGTGGCGGAGGGGGCCGCGCCGGCGGAGGACATCGCGATCCGGATGCCCGTTGTCGGGGTCTCGGGGATACTGCGGATGGAGCAGGAGTCATGGGAGAGCGCCGGGCAGAACTTGCAGGATGCCTTCCAGGATCTTAACGCCCTCATG AGCAAAGCTAAGGAAATGATGCAGCTAGCAGAGAAAATGAGGCTAAAGCTATTAACAAACTCATCTACTGAATCAAACTCCAATGACGAAGAGATGGGTTCTAAGCAAGACATGCAGGATTTGCTATTGAGTGTTGGCATTGTGTCTCCTGTGACGAAAGAAACTGCTGGTGCTTTGTATCATCAGCAGTTGTCACTGCAG CTGGCGGACTTTGTAAGAATACCGCTTGAGAAAGCAGGGGGTATGATGGCACTGGTCGATGTCTATTGTCTCTTCAATCGTGCCAGGGGAACAG AGTTAATCTCACCAGAGGATCTTTTGCAAGCATGTTCGCTCTGGGAGAAAGTTGATGT CCCAGTCATGCTCAGGAAATTTGATAGTGGAGTGAAGGTGATCCAGACCAAGACACATAGTGATGAAGAG GTATTTGCAAGAATCTCGTCACTTGCACAAAAGCCGGATGCTCTTCAGAAAGGGATTAGCCCAAGTGATGCTGCATTCACTCTGGGAATCGCACCAGCTTTAGCAAAGGAGCATCTTCTAAATGCAGAAAATAAAG GCTTGTTGTGCAGGGATGTCAGTCCAGATGGATTCCGCTTCTTTGTCAATTTGTTTAATGAAATTGATGCCCAAAATATTTATAC GCAAAAGCCACATGGACTGTACCACGCTTGGATCTCTGTTGCTATGGCGTCTCAGTGA
- the LOC112895451 gene encoding ADP-ribosylation factor 1 isoform X2, translating to MGLSFGKLFSRLFAKKEMRILMVGLDAAGKTTILYKLKLGEIVTTIPTIGFNVETVEYKNISFTVWDVGGQDKIRPLWRHYFQNTQGLIFVVDSNDRERVVEARDELHRMLNEDELRDAVLLVFANKQDLPNAMNAAEITDKLGLHSLRQRHWYIQSTCATSGEGLYEGLDWLSNNIANKA from the exons ATGGGGCTCTCGTTCGGGAAGCTGTTCAGCCGCCTCTTCGCCAAGAAGGAGATGAGGATCCTCATGGTCGGGCTTGATGCCGCCGGTAAGACCACCATCCTCTACAAGCTCAAGCTCGGCGAGATCGTCACCACCATCCCCACCATCG GATTCAACGTTGAAACTGTCGAGTACAAGAACATTAGCTTCACTGTTTGGGATGTTGGTGGCCAGGACAAG ATCAGGCCCCTGTGGAGGCACTACTTCCAGAACACGCAGGGTCTCATTTTTGTTGTGGACAGCAATGACAGGGAGCGTGTTGTTGAGGCTAGGGATGAGCTCCACAGGATGCTGAATGAG GATGAGCTGCGTGATGCTGTGCTGCTTGTTTTTGCAAACAAACAAGATCTTCCTAACGCTATGAATGCTGCTGAAATTACTGACAAGCTTGGCCTGCATTCCCTGCGCCAGCGGCACTG GTACATCCAGAGCACTTGTGCTACATCTGGTGAAGGGTTGTACGAGGGGCTTGATTGGCTTTCCAACAACATCGCCAACAAG GCTTGA
- the LOC112895451 gene encoding ADP-ribosylation factor 1 isoform X1, with protein sequence MGLSFGKLFSRLFAKKEMRILMVGLDAAGKTTILYKLKLGEIVTTIPTIGFNVETVEYKNISFTVWDVGGQDKIRPLWRHYFQNTQGLIFVVDSNDRERVVEARDELHRMLNEDELRDAVLLVFANKQDLPNAMNAAEITDKLGLHSLRQRHWYIQSTCATSGEGLYEGLDWLSNNIANKVR encoded by the exons ATGGGGCTCTCGTTCGGGAAGCTGTTCAGCCGCCTCTTCGCCAAGAAGGAGATGAGGATCCTCATGGTCGGGCTTGATGCCGCCGGTAAGACCACCATCCTCTACAAGCTCAAGCTCGGCGAGATCGTCACCACCATCCCCACCATCG GATTCAACGTTGAAACTGTCGAGTACAAGAACATTAGCTTCACTGTTTGGGATGTTGGTGGCCAGGACAAG ATCAGGCCCCTGTGGAGGCACTACTTCCAGAACACGCAGGGTCTCATTTTTGTTGTGGACAGCAATGACAGGGAGCGTGTTGTTGAGGCTAGGGATGAGCTCCACAGGATGCTGAATGAG GATGAGCTGCGTGATGCTGTGCTGCTTGTTTTTGCAAACAAACAAGATCTTCCTAACGCTATGAATGCTGCTGAAATTACTGACAAGCTTGGCCTGCATTCCCTGCGCCAGCGGCACTG GTACATCCAGAGCACTTGTGCTACATCTGGTGAAGGGTTGTACGAGGGGCTTGATTGGCTTTCCAACAACATCGCCAACAAGGTAAGATAG